CGCACCCGTTTCCGGAATATTTTCAACCCCATAGACACAACCATCAAAAATTTCCACGAAACATAACTTGAAAAATGACTGAACAACAAGGTAGTATGGATTCCAAGCCACAACTCTAGATTCGATTAAGCTGGGAATTTGTCGAGATAAATGTTATTAATCCATCCCAACAACATATTCTTCCGAATTGATAATGTCAACATGCATAGAGGCAAACAGATAGCACACTTGACTAGGTGAAAAATTTAATAAAACTACCCTAGTCTATGGCGAATAAAAATAATAAAAATCGAGAAAATTGCCCTGGTAAATTTTATGTCGATGATCTATGCATTGACTGTGATATGTGTCGTGACATGGCCGGTGAGTTTTTTGTTAGGCAGGAAGAAGAGGGCTATTCATATGTTATCAAACAACCTACATCTAAAGAGGATATAGAAATTTGC
Above is a genomic segment from Puniceicoccales bacterium containing:
- a CDS encoding ferredoxin, which translates into the protein MANKNNKNRENCPGKFYVDDLCIDCDMCRDMAGEFFVRQEEEGYSYVIKQPTSKEDIEICEEVVDSCPVGAIGNDGDV